TGAAATCTTTTCTCCAATCTCatcatttttcatgtatctttgtttctttgtaaGTTTGGGATACCAGTATTTTTTACCTATTAGTGTTTAAACTCTGTTAAGTATGTAactccagggggctggggagatagctcagttggtagagtgcttgcctcgcaagcacaaggccctgggttcaatccccagcatcccccccaaaaaaaaagaaaaaaaaaagtatgtaactTCATAGTTCTTGCTATTTAGAAAAACTGACATGTAAACCAAAGCAGTTAATGAGGCATAAAAATTATGGATATAGTAAAGTTAATCTAAATATCACATTTCACAAAGAATATGCCATGTAAGGATTAAAAACTGGTTTAAGATTTTTTGCCATCAAGATCCTGTTTAACTGTTCTTCATTCCAAAATATCAAGTATAACTTGGTGAAAGATTATGTGTTTTTGGCTAATATAGAACCAAGTTGTTATTAGCAATAAGCATTTTGTGTATTCTATTCTTATCTTAGAATTTAGAGATTTTCCTCCGTGAAATATCAATAGTGAAATGACTAATATGTTTCTGAAGGTTGATCACATGAATTTGAAATGTGAGTAGAGtaaaacctttaaatatttgttattttattagagaaagaGATGCTGTAGGAATGGAATTTTTCCAGCTCAACAGCTCTATCCATCTACTCAGCATTGTGAAAGAAATTTTAGGTATTACTAATATACAGATTGGGAAAATGATCAGCTCCTAGTCAAGTTTTTAAGAAACctacaaaacactagaaaaaattggggtagtgggaacattccttaatattgtaaaggccatctacgctaagcccatggccaatatcattctaaatggtgaaaaactgaaagcattccccctaaaaactggaacaaggcagggatgccctctttcaccactgctattcaacatcgtccttgagccagagcaattagacaaaccaaagaaattaaagggatacgaattggaaaagaagaactcaaactatccctgttcgctgatggcatgattgtatatttagaggaacctggaaattccaccagaaaacttttagaactcataagtgaattcagtaaagtagcaggttacaagatcagtgctcataaatccaatgcatttttatacataagtgatcaatcttcagaaagagaaattaggaaaactaccccattcacaatagcttcgaaaaaaataaaatacttgggaatcaatctcacaaaaagaggtgaaagacctctacaatgagaactacagaacactaaagaaagaaattaaagaaaaccttagaagatggaaagatctcccatgttcttagataggcagaattaatattgtcaaaatggccatactccaaaaagtgctatacagattcaatgcagttccaattaaaatcccaatgatgtaccttacagaaatagagcaagcaattatgaaattcatctggaagaataaaaaacccagaatagctaaagcaatcctcagtagaaagagtgaagcagggggtatcacaataccagatcttcaactctattacaaagcaatagtaacaaaaacggcatggtattggtaccaaaatagacaggtagatcaatggtacaaaatagaggacatggacacaaacccaaataaatacaattttctcatactagacaaagggaccaaaaatatgcaatggagaaaagatagcctcttcaacaaatggtgctgggaaaactggaaaaccatatgcaacagaatgaaattaaacccctatctctcacactacacaaaactcaactcaaaatggatcaaggacctcggaatcagaccagagaccctgcatcttatagaagaaaaagtaggtccaaaccttcaacttgttgacttaggatcagacttccttaacaggactcccatagcacaagaaataaaagcaagaatcaacaactgcgatagattcaaactaaaaagctttctctcagcaaaggaaactatcagtaatgtgaagagagagcctacagagtgggagaatatctttgccactcatacttcaggtagagtgctaatttccagaatctataaagaactcaaaaaagtctacaccaagaatacaaataatccaatcaacaaatgggcgaagcaaatgaacagacacttcacagaagaagatacacaggcaatcaacagatatatgaaaaaatgttcaacatctctagtaataagagaaatgcaaatcaaaactaccctaagatttcatctcaccccaattagaatggcaattatcaagaacacaagcaacaataggtgttggcgaggatgtggggaaaaaggtacactcatacattgcttgtggggttgcaaattagtgcagccaatctggaaagcagtgtggagattcctcagaaagcttgtaatggaaccaccatttgacccagctatcccactccttggcctatacccaaaggacttaaaatcagcatactacagagatacagccacatcaatgttcattgctgctcaattcaccatagccagattgtggaaccaacctagatgcccttcagttgatgaatggataaagaaactggcatatatatacaatggaatattactcagccataaagaatgataaaattatggcatttgcaggcaaatggatgaaattggagaatatcatgctaaatgagataagccaatctcaaaaaactaaagaacgaatgatctcgctgataagcggatgacgacatataatgggggttgggaggggttagcgttagggttagggttagatttagggttagggataaggagggtggtaagaatggaggaaggaaggactgtatagagggaaaagaggggtgggaggggagggggggaagggaaaaaaataacagaataaatcaaacaacattgccctatgtaaatttatgattacacaaatggtatgccttgattccatgtacaaatagagaaacaacatgtatcccatttgtttacaataaaaaaaaaaacctgtacaaGAATAATAGAATCCAACAGTTTAAGAAGTATGTACTTTCACATTTCAAATAGGGAGAGTCTACTGTGGCTAAAATCTCCTTATATCCCACGTAATATGATGAATGGCTTATGCAatacatttaatgtttaaataaagtttgatgtctgaaattattttgttattagatGATAGGTATAGTTTAAAAgatgtaaatatatttcagtcTACATTTGGCATGATAAAAATTGTAagcttctttctcatttctcatcaTAGGCCTCAGGAGTGCAAGTTGCTGATGAAGTATGTCGCATTTTTTATGACATGAAAGTTCGGAAGTGTTCCACAccagaagaaatcaagaaaagaaagaaggctgTCATTTTTTGTCTCAGTGCAGACAAAAAGTGCATCATTGTTGAAGAAGGCAAAGAGATCTTGGTTGGAGATGTTGGTGTTACCATAACCGATCCTTTCAAGCATTTTGTGGGAATGCTTCCGGAAAAAGATTGTCGTTATGCTTTGTATGATGCAAGCTTTGAAACCAAGGAATCCAGAAAAGAAGAGTTGATGTTTTTTTTGTGGTAAGCATGTTAGACATATTGAGTCTCTCTAAGTCTCAGAGTTAATCTCTCACTGTCCGCACTTAAAGAACCAGTTCTGGGACCAGAGTGATTTTTAATCAAGCAATTTGTAATCATgatcatttagttttatttatataaggCTTCATAAGGTCTTAGCTGAATTGTTGTTTTAGAATCAAACTAGAATTTAACCTACTTTTGTCTATTTGTAATTGATATTTTTTGCAGGATGCAGGTTTCTATGGATCCTCTAAACTTACTGCTTTATAATATAAAAGTTTCTACTATTTCTTCAACCAACCTACCATGCCAAGAATTGGCCTCccactttgggttttttttttttttgggcagggcggggggttactagggattgaattcaggtgccctctaccactgagttacactagGTGTGGCTGGTAATCATTGCTAATGATTATATGTCCTAGAAATATGGCAGCTAAGTGGAATCATTTAATTACTCAAAAGTATTTTGCAGTACTTCTTTGATATTTTGCTAGTATGATGTAGAGCCAGGCCTGAGGTTTGGTGATGCAGAAAGTAGGCATTTATGTATGAACAGTCTGAGGAGGATGAGGTTTCCCTACCCATTATTAATATTACTGTTGTTTTTCAATATTGCTGATGAAGAAAGTGTTGTGAAGCATATTCTGCTTCCGACATATGCTTCCATTCATGAGGAAAGTTTGGTAAATACAAGAATAATGCTAATATTGACAAATAAGACATTTATTGCTGACTGGCCATTTAGTTTAAAAGAACTCTGAAAGCTCCATATTGAATCTTGAGGTTACATATgcagatttaatatttttttaagagagtTTTCAAAACTCAGGGTTGATTCCCAGTTTGATAATTGAACATGTATATTATGTTAGgctaaaatggaaaacaaatagcTGTGTGGTCAGAATCTGTCATTGGGGTAGATATAAATGAAAGGACTGAGGAGAGTTAAGGGCATTTTTACTCGATTtgtactttattccttttagaaAGCAATCTGAAGCAAAAATGCCAAAATTCTGTGTGGCAGAAACTTGACTTACAGATTactctttgtatttttatgtattttgaaacttttttcagTTAGAAAACCTGTCAGAACCTTGTATAAATATGAGTATTAGCCTTAACTCAAATCTTTAttacaaaacatgaaaaaatattttaaagaaaacaaagtgggttatatataaatatctaatgttgtttcttttgttatggTAACATCTGATTCTTTGTGTGTGGggaggattgaatctagggatactctaccattgagctgtatcctttattttttcttttaaaacaggctcttgctaagttgctgaggctggccttgaacctgtgatccttctgcctcagcctcccaagtcactgggattacaagcatgtgcacTGCACCTAGCTCAACCTtacccattttattttctgttttgagacaatattgctaagttgctgaggatcttgctaagtgactgaggctgttcttgaacttagGGTATGATCCTCATGATTCTGCCTTTGTGTAGCTAGACTTACAGGTGTCTACCCCTACTCCTGGCTTCCATATTAGTCTGATTCTAAAtcagtaattctttttttctaccaGAGCCtctctacttttttttaacaCTAGTCAACCTTGGTGCTTCTCCATATGTGTATTCCAAACAGTTTCCCTTTGAAGAGgtggagaaatagaaaaactctTTCAGGAGATTTGAGATCCTTCACCCCATCCCAGATGCAGATTAATAAGATGTAAGCTGTACTTTATCTAAAccagatttttcatttttggcaTCTTTCTAACTAGGGCACCAGAATTAGCACCTCTGAAAAGTAAAATGATCTACGCCAGCTCCAAGGATGCaatcaaaaagaaatttcaaggtaTGGACTAGCTTTACCTCCAGATATTTAGAGATAAGATGTCCTCCCATAATAGGGCTGcaactcattttctttggatagCTGTAGGCACAAAGCTGGGGAAGACCTTTGCTTgttttttaggggaaaaaaaaaagttgggggtaGAACCTGACTCTCAGAGGGACTTCTGCTTTGATCTGGTCCACTGAGTCTGCAGGGCCCATGTTAATAACTCTATTCTTTCAACATTGTCTGTATATTACTTATTCAGTGTggtttttaaggatttttttcttccttttttgctgggaattgaacccatgacctcATGCAcaataggcaagcactctaccactgagctacacccccagccctacagGCTGGTTTTAAACTAGTTTCTCATATAGCAGGTAGGAACCAAGTAGTTTACATTGGTCATATTTAATAATCGGTTTGCTATTGCCTATGAATGTAGTTGATACAGTAAAGTAGCAAAAAGGAAATGTTCATAAATGTGAAGAATGCTCTGTCTTTATTATCAAATGGTATGATTTTAAGTAATGAATTCATCTGTGTCCAAAGGAAAGTACACTCACTCCATGAGCTGACCAATTATATTTGACTTGCCACTAGCCACTGGGTGATTGGGGTTCGGATGAGACGGCCTGGCCAGATTTCAGACAGGAGGAAGCGTTGGTATGGTGGACAGAGCATGGAGCACGTGGCCAAAGGCCTGCACTGAGAGCTAATAAGCTTGTTGTCTAACTGCTTTGTAACCCATGACCAGAACTGCATAATCTCCTTGAGCCTTGATTTTCTCAACTCTAGAGCCTTGGTCTGAATATGTGCCCTGCCACTTCCCTAAACAGCTGAGTGAGTCAAGGTCTTGAGGGCTGGCCCagtgttggttttgtttgtttttcagtgatTGGGTCTTACAAACTTGTAGAACAGGTTTTCCTTAACTTCTTTTACTTAGTTAGGAAAACACAATTTTTGCTTCCTTTCCCGAGCCCTGCTGCTGCAATGTTTGTGCCTCATCAGGTTCTTCATGCTTTTGACTTGATGTTGGGGCATCCCCAGAAGCATGTTTACTAGTCTGTTGGACCTCTTCTAATGACTCCATAGCTTCAATACATTTACAGTGAAACCAAAAGAGTCAGGGTTGGTTCCTCATGACCCttattctgcatttcttttcattgaaagGAATTGCTGTGTGGACTTGATTTGTTGATACTGAATGACAGTCACTTTATAGTTGGTAGGAACCAATTGTTATGCATTGGTCATACTTAACAAATGTAGTTTATTTTAGTGAAACCATCACTGGCTTTCTCAGATCAGTCCTGTGTGGCCCACAAGCCAACTTGCTTAAAAATGGTCTTGAAATGATGGAATGACAATGcagctatttaaaaaatagtagctCTTTACAGAGAAATTACAATGtatctgtagaaaaaaaaaagcaccataaATTATTGTAGAACTCCATGGATTTTTACAGGCTGAACATAATGGTGTTTTTTGATCTAATAATCAGCACCTCAGAAACTCCCCCTGAGAACTTTCATTTATAACACTaacctcctgctccttcctccacAAGGGTAGCTTCTAACAGCCAAAGTTAACTTggactgatttttgtatgttattcaAATGGAACCATACAGAATATATGCTTATTGTTCTGGTTTCTTTCAGTCAACATCATCCGTTTTGATGCATGTGGTTACAGATTATTTCTTACTACTGTATAGTATTTTGTGGTTAataaataccacagtttatccatatTAGAAGGGTCTTTAAAATTGATTGCCATTTTAGATAAGTAAGCTACTGATGTTTTTCtaaatagaattgtttttcttctctaggCATAAAACATGAATGTCAAGCAAATGGGCCAGAAGACCTCAATCGGGCTTGTATTGCTGAAAAGCTAGGTGGATCCTTAATTGTAGCTTTTGAAGGATGCCCTGTGTAGATGATCATTCAGTGCCACAAATTGAAAGCTTCCATGTTCAGTTATTCTCTTGCTATTATAAGGAAAGTGAGTATATTTaggccagggtctcactgaggggGAGCTGTCTTGTCATCTTTTAGAGTAAACTAAATATTCTTATAACCATGTGCAAACATAGCCCTAAATAAATTTAGAGTCTAAAAGGCTTATTggtgtaaaattaaatttttattggccAAATGCCTGTTTTGATGAGTTGACTTATAGAGATTTTTGTAAGCTCAggaatt
The Sciurus carolinensis chromosome 2, mSciCar1.2, whole genome shotgun sequence DNA segment above includes these coding regions:
- the Dstn gene encoding destrin, producing the protein MASGVQVADEVCRIFYDMKVRKCSTPEEIKKRKKAVIFCLSADKKCIIVEEGKEILVGDVGVTITDPFKHFVGMLPEKDCRYALYDASFETKESRKEELMFFLWAPELAPLKSKMIYASSKDAIKKKFQGIKHECQANGPEDLNRACIAEKLGGSLIVAFEGCPV